The nucleotide window TCAATTTGAAATTTGGCTAAAATAACTTAAATCTGTTAATCCAATGCCTTTTTCTTCGGTGTAATGGGTTTACCCCCTTTAGAGGGAGGTATCCCCTTTATTGAAATTAACGCTTCCATGACTGATTTAGCAATAGGTGCTGCTACAGTAGACCCATAAGTATTCGCTCCTTTGGGTTCATCTACCACCGCTAACACTACATAACGGGGAGAATCTACCGGAAAAATCGCTACAAAACTGGTAATCTTAGCATTGGGAATATAGCCCCCTCTAGGCCCCGCCTTTTGCGCGGTTCCGGTTTTTCCTCCTATGCGATAATAGGGGATTTGTGCCGGTTCTCCCGTTCCCTCACTCACCACCGTTTCCATCATTTTGACCACTTCATAACTCGACTTCTGAGAAAAGATTTTTCTTTCGGGATAGTCGGGTTTCCAGTGGAGGTGGCCACTCCCATCGACTAATCCTTTGACCACATGAGGAGTCACTAATCTACCCCCATTGGCTAACGCCCCATGTAACTGTACTAATTTAATGGGAGTCATAGAAAATCCTTGACCAAAAGACGTAACCGCCGCTTCAATGGATTTACTGGTAAATACTGCTTCACTTTTCAAACTACCGGTGGCTTCCCCAGGTAAATCAATTCCCGCTTTTTCATTTAATCCTAATTGTAGTAGACGACGATAATAATCCTTTGTACTTAAACGCTTCATAATTTCGATCATGGCCACATTACTAGAGGTTTGTAACACCTCAGCAATGCTAATTGAGCCATACCCTTGTTTACTCGCATTATAAATATTCCATCCGTCTACTACCGCCGCCCCAGAATCATAAATGTGGCTATTCGGTTTAATTACCCCTGCATCTAAAGCGATCGCAATATTAATCGGTTTAAAGGTCGATCCCGGTTCATAAAGATCCGATACACTCCAGTTTTTAAACAATTCAACCTTAGACTTATAGTATTCATTGGGATCAAAAGTCGGCTCACACACCAGAGTTAACAGAGAACCGTCTGTCGCGTCCATCACGATCACTGCACCCCGTTTAGCATTATATTTCTTCAATTGTTGTTGTAGGGCAGACCGGGCGGCTCTATGGAGACGCAGATCGATCGTTAATTGAAGTTTTAAATCATCAAATCCTAAACTCGTATCCGGCAAAAAAGCCGGCATAATTGCCCCATTGCCTGACCGTCTAATATATAAATTTAATAAATTTCGTTCTAAGAGTCGTTTTTGTCCTAATTCTAAGCCCGCTTGCCCTTTATGCTCTCGATCGACATAACCTATGACATCTGCTCCTATTTTTTCTTGAGGATAAAAACGGGCATAATGTTCAATTAATTCCACTCCATCTAATCTTAAAGTTTGAATTTGTTGGGCAATGGCTTCTGTGAGTCCTGTAGTTACTTTAATGCCGGTTTCTCGTTGATTAAACTGTTTAATTAACTCTTGAGATTGGATTTCTAAAATCGGGGCTAATTTCTCCGCGACTTCCTCCCGGGAAATCGAAAATAATTTCGGATGGGCATATAAACTATATACTATTCGATCGGTTGCTAAAACATTTCCCTGACCATCAATCACTGAACGTCGGGGAATATAAGGACGAAGACTAACGGTTTGTTGCTGACGAGCTTTTTTTTGCAGTTGAGCCGCTTCTACAATTTGTAACTGATACAATCTCCACCCTAAACCCAACATCCCCGCTATTAACAGCCCCCAAACGATAAATAATCTCCCTTTCGGTAATTTTGGCGGTTGATTTTTACCTTTGGCAGGTTTTTTGCTGGGGGGTTTTTTGGCAGGGGGTTGGGAAGACGTTCGTTTTTTGCCCTTCAACCGAGATGAAGGAGACGATCGTTTTCCTTTTGTGTGGGAGGGTTTGGCTCTTGAATTAGTCATTCAATCATTAATAATTGAGAGTTAAGGGTTGATAATTGAGAGTTGATAATTGATAACTATGTATTTTTTTGCTTTTATGATTGATTATTCCGGGTTCATTCTTCATTATCAATTATCCCCGCTCAATTATCCATTATTAATAAGAGACAGGAGTAGTGGTTACAAAAGGTTGATTGTGAGCATCATTCGGTTTAGAGGTTTCAGCCATAGGAGCAACCGGCGTTTGAGGTAAAAAAATCGCTTGTTCGGGTTTAGGATTAGTTAAGCCGGCTTTCGGTTCTTCTGCTTGTTTAGCCAATTGATTTTTAAGACTCTCGTTTGTGGCTGTTAAATGTCGCTCATGACGTTGTAAGGTTTCTAAATTTCGATATTCCTTACTCCAGAGTCGGGGAACATACACCGTCCAAGCATAAATCCCCAAAGTAGCCATGACTAAACACAAAGTAATCACCGAGGAGGCTTGTTGCAACTTTAACATAAAGCGTAACTGAGGTGATAATCTGGGTGATACTTTTGGCGATCGCCCTTGAAGAGACCTAACTTTTTGTTCTTCAACCGGGTAGGATCTCTCAATGGGGATGACAGAATTAACCTGATTGTCTCTAGAGTACCGTCTAGAGCGCTTTGTACGGGTTCTAGTGCGATACTTTTTATAACGGGGAGGTTCTTCAGGAATAAGGCGGTAAGGAGCTACAGACATATCCGATTCAACGATAAATATTGAGATCTTTATTTGGATTTTATAATCATCCTTTGCAACAAAGATCATAAATGATTGTAGATTTGTTCCATCTTCAAGAGACATTTTCTTACAATTTTTTGGGGATCGCTCTGTTCATTTGAAGGGACGACTGGTTAAGATGGTGGATAGCAAAGCAATTAATCCTTTCTATCCCTGGCATTGAGATTTATAAACCCCATGTCACGAAAAATAGCTTACTCTGGCAGAAAGTCAAATCGACTCTCGCGGCAATTCTTAAAAACAAATAGTCGCTTTAAGCAATTAGAGACAGAAAAACAACCTATATCTCTCCAAATAGATCGACAAAAGACGTTATTAGCCGTTATTACTAAAATTCGGGAATCTCTCGATTTAACCACTATTTTTAAGTCTACTGCTCAAGAAGTCCGTCAACTCCTCAACGCCGATCGGGTGGGGATCTTTCGCTTTTTTCCCGATTCCAATTGTACGAAAGGGGAATTCGTGGCTGAAGATGTTTTACCGCCCCTAGAATCTACCCTAGACTTTATTATTGAGGATAGCTGTTTTCAGCAGAACTATACCGCGAAATATCAACAAGGAAAAATTTATGCCATTGAGGATGTTGAAACAGCAACCCTCGAAGAGTGTTATCTCGATCTACTGAAAAAATTTAACATCCGAGCGAATTTAGTTGTTCCTTTACTCCACGAACAACAGCTATGGGGATTATTGTGTATTCATCAATGTCGCCAACCCCGACAATGGCAAGAATCAGAGATAGAATTTATTAGTCAAATCGCCCTACATTTAGGCATAGCGGTACAACAAGCTGAAAAAATAGCCCAATTACAAGGAAAATCCGCTCAACTGAGTGCTTCTATTCAACGAGAAAAAGCACTCGCCACCATTGTCAATAAAATTCGTCGTTCCCTCAATCTCAATACCATTTTTCAAACCACTACCCAAGAAGTCCTAGAGTTAATTAAAGCCGATCGGGTGGCAATTTATCGGTTTAATTCTGATTGGAGTGGAGAATTTATTGTTGATTCTGTTACCTCCCAATGGACTTCTTTAATGAAGACTCAATTGATTCATACAGAACTCTGTGAAAATATTAGCGAATGTAGCGTTAAAAATTTAGTTAACCCGCAACTCACAGATACTTATCTCCAAAAAACTCAAGGGGGACAATTTTCCCAAAATGACTTATTTCGGGTGTGTAATGATATTTATCATGCCGGGTTTTCTGACTGTTACATCAATATTTTAGAACTCTGTCAGGCGAGAGCTTATGTCATCGTCGCCATTTATGAAGGGGAAAAATTATGGGGGTTACTCGCCACTTATCAAAATTCGGGGGTTCGTCATTGGCAGGAAACAGAAGTTAATTTCTTAGTGCAAATTGCGGCACAGTTAGGAGTAGCTATTCAACAAGCGGAATTACTGGCTCAAACTCAAAAACGCTCTGATCTCCTGCAAACTACTCTCGATACAGAATTAAAAAAACGAGCGGAAGAATTAGCCTTGGAAGCGAAACAAGAAAAAGTTTTAGCGGAAGTCATCGATAAAATTCGTCAAACTCTCGATCTTGATACCATTTTTCAAACCGCTACCCGTGAAATTCGTCATCTCCTCACAGCAGATCGAGTGGGAATTTTTCAGTTTAACCCGAATTCTAATTGTCAACAAGGAGAATTTATTTCCGAGGATTTTACGCCCCCTTATTCCTCAGTTTTAGAAGAAAAAGTTGAGGATCATTGTTTTGGAGAACACCATGCTAATTACTATCAAGAAGGTCAGATTTTTGCCATTGCCGATATTACCCAAGCCGGTTTAAGTGAATGTCACCATGATATTCTCTCTCGGTTTCAAGTTAAAGCGAATTTGGTTTTCCCCTTACTCAAAAATGATCAACTTTGGGGGTTATTGTGTATTCATCAATGTAGTGCCCCTCGCTTCTGGCAACCTCAAGAAATCGAATTTGTCCGTAAAATTACGGTTCAGTTAGGGGTAGCCCTACAACAAGCGGAATTATTAGTACAAGCACACAATCGTTCCGCCGAATTGAGTCAAGCGTTAGCCCAAGTAGAAGCGCAAAAAGAACAACAAGCGCAAGTCGCCCAACAAGAACGGACTTTAGCCCGCATTATTGAACAGGTTCGCCAAACTTTAGACATTGATACCATTTTTGGGGCAACCACTCACGAACTTCGACAAGTGTTAAACTGCGATCGAGTAGTCGTCTATCGTTTTTTTGCAGATTGGAATGGAGAATTTGTCTATGAATCCATGAGTGAAGGTTGGATGCCTTTAATTGTCGGTAATACTAAAACCGTTTGGCGAGATACCTACTTTCAAGATACCCAAGTTAGTCGGTATCACAATCATGAAACCTTTGCCGTTGATGATATTTATCAAGCAGATTTAACCCCATGTCATCTGGAAATGTTAGAACTTTTTCAAATCAAAGCTTATATCGTTGCACCGGTTTTTGTTGGGGATAAACTGTGGGGTTTACTCGGCGCTTATCAAAATACAAATCCTCGTCACTGGGAAGACAGAGAAATCTCTTTAATGGCAAGAGTAGGAGATCAATTAGGGGTTGCTATGCAACAGGCCGAACTTCTTGAACAACTGACAAAAGCCAAAGAAACTGCTGATGCTGCTAATAAAGCTAAAAGTGAATTTCTCGCCAATATGAGTCATGAATTACGAACCCCTCTCAACGCCATTTTAGGGTTCACTCAATTATTAGCTAGGGATTCTTCTTTAAGTGATAAACAACACGAATATGTAGGCATTATTGGCCGATCTGGAGAACATTTACTCAGTTTACTCAATGATGTTTTAGAAATGTCGAAGATTGAGGCGGGTCGAATTACTCTTAATGAAAATCACTTCGATTTATACCGTCTTTTAAATACTTTAGAAGAAATGTTTCAATTAAAAGCACAATCAAAAGGATTACAGTTAATTTTTGATTGTCATCCTGACGTTCCTCAATATATTAAAACCGATGAAAGTAAACTGCGTCAGATTTTAATTAATTTAATCGGCAATGGCATTAAATTTACAGAAGTAGGCAGTGTTATTTTAAGGGTTAAGCTATCACTCTTAAGCACCATGACTATTGATTTTGAAGTAGAAGATACCGGATTAGGCATAGCTCCCGAAGAACTCGATACCTTATTTCAACCCTTTATCCAGACGGTAAGCGGACGCAAATCTCAAGAAGGAACAGGTTTAGGATTACCCATTAGTCAAAAATTTGTCCAATTAATGGGAGGAAATATCTCAGTTAAGAGTAACCTAAATAAAGGCTCTATGTTTAGGTTTGAAATTCCTTTTACTCAAAGTGAATCCGCCCAAGTTTCCCAACCCATTAAAGATCTTCAAATTATAGGATTAGAACCTAATCAACCCATTTATCGGATTCTCATTGCTGATGATAAATGGGAAAGTCGTTTGATGTTAGTTAATCTTTTATCTCCCCTTGGATTTGAAGTTCGTGAAGCAGAAAATGGACTCCAAACCGTTGAACTTTGGCAAAGTTGGAGTCCTCATCTAATATGGATGGACATGAGAATGCCGTTGATAGATGGGTATCAAGCTACAAAACAGATTCGAGAAAAAGAGTCTATGACTTCCACTCAACAGCGAACTAAAATTATAGCTCTAACCGCCAGTGTTTTAGATACACAAAGAATGACCGTTTTTAATGCAGGGTGTGACGATTTTGTGGCTAAACCTGTCCGAAAAGAAAAGGTTTTTGAGAAGATAGCTGAACATTTAAAGGTTCGATATATTTATCAACAAGAGACTCAACCTAAACCTCAATCTCAACCCTTACTTTTATCCAATTTTGAGAGTTTAAAATCAGCGATCGCACAAATGCCCCAAGAGTGGATCACTGGCTTGAAAAATGCTGTTCTGAGTGCTAGAGAAAAAAGAATTCGTCAGTTAATTGAACAAATTCCTCAACAGGATTCTCCTCTGGTTAAGACTTTAACCCAATTCCTCAATAATTTAGCTTATGAGAAAATATTAGAGTTAATTAATGTTGACTTAAATTAAATTCATTGATCATCGGTAACTAATTTTTATAGGAGGCTTTACCTAAGCGATCGTATTTTTAAGTAGGCAAAGGGAAAAATACCTAAATAAATCTGACTTAAATCAATTAAATCTAATGCCAATTCTCTAAATTTTAATGACACAATAAATCGAGCCAATTGTAGGATGCGTCCCCGACGCATCAAAGATTGAGGTGGGTCTGTAGTTTTATTTTCAAGAAATGGTATAAGTTTTAATTTAATGATTTATTTTTAATCTTTTTGTTGAATCTGTTGGATCTTTTCTTGAATAACTCGTCCTACTTCTTCAGAGGACATATTAGCCGGATAAATTTTAGAATTACGGTTTCGACTTAATAATTCTCCCATCGCTTCACTAAATGCTTCATCATCGTTTCTGTGATCTGACAGGTATTTTTTTAATTCAGATAGAGTCATGTCTTTTAGGTTAGCCATTAAACAAACTCCCATTCTTTACAATTACATAATTTATGAGCTTACACGCTGAAGTAGTTGTTCAAATAAGTTTTCCTGCAACAAGAAATTTAACTCAAGACAACCCAATAAACTTCCTCTAACAACCTCTAACTCTGAAAAACTACGTTTATCTTTTGATAAATACGGCTTAATGTACCAACACAAAAGCTCAAGAAAATCCTTGCCACGAATTTTGTAGCGAATATCGATGATGTTGCTTGTTCTTAATTCTCTAAATTTAGCTATAAATAGATTCTTTTCTGCTATTTTACCATTTTTATTTAAATATCTTTCAATAAAAATTTCTGTTTGAAACTCAATTAGATTATCTTTAAAGCTACAACAGCGATCAAAAGAAAGCCATTCCATCTCAAGCTTGAGTATTTGATTGGTAGCGCGAATTAAAAATAATTCTTCTAATACTTGGGATAAGTTATCAAGTACATCCTTGGCTACTAAATTAGGAATGCGAAGAACAAGCCGACAGAATTTTTCTATAATAACTTCATTGAAGAGATAGATATCCATAGACGTATAATCTGTAAATAATAGAAATTTAGAACTGATATTCTCATTATTTAATATCAATGAAAAGTCTCTATCTGCAATACAGATAACACTTTTTGAATTTGATAAATGTTTTTCTATATAGAGAGCTAAAAAAATGACACGACTTCTATTATTATCTACTAAACCTTCAGAAAACAAAAGTTCTGCGGGAATTTCAACAGTATCAATATCGTAAACAGCATAGTTTGTTTGCTTACATTGTTCTAAAAACCATTCTATTATAACTTTATCTGTTAAACCTTCCACATAAACGTCACGAAGTGTGGGTTCTAGTTCGTATCTAGCAAGAAGTTCATCAAGCGAGCGCCTGTAAATCTCCATCTTTATCCTCGTCAGCTTTATTCTCAAACTTAACGACATGATTACGATATTGAGATAATAGCTCAATTGAATGTGTAGCTAATAAAAATTGAACTTGACTACCTTTTGTACAATCAAGTAATGCTCTAATAAGATTTCTTTGCCACTTCACATTTAAAGAAATTTCGGGTTCATCGATGATAAATATTGTTGCTTTATCACGAGCAGTTAAGGTATTACAGAGTAATAGCAAAAGTTGCTTTTCTCCGGAAGACAGTTGCTCAGGAGGAAGGCTTCGTTTACCATCTATTACAATATTTAAACCATCTCTAACATTCAAACTTATTTCTTTATCCCGTAGAAATTCATTGATTGTATTTACAAATACAGTTAAGACATCTTGTGTTTCTTGAAGTGCATCTAATCTGGCTGTAATACTATCAAGATAGGGCTTTAAAACCTGCCAAACTACAAATTTATTGCTAGCAACGTTATTAAGCATATTTACAAGTTTTTCTGTTTTTAAAGGTGGTGAAATTAAACCAAAACGTGAAAAATCTTTGCTTCTTTCACCTTGTTTTTTAAATTCTTCAATTAGTTTTTGAATCAATAAATCAGGACTATCCGAGGCAGTCTCTTTATCTGTATCTCCTAATTTAATAATTCTTTCAACAATATCCTCATAAATATTATGGACGTTTGCTGCTCCTTGATTAGAACCTTTTAACGCTTGCTGACGAACCCAATCTCTAGTTCGTTGTATAGACATTCTAAGAGCAAAATCAAGATTTGTATTTCTTTCTCTTATTTCTCTTATTTTAAAACTCCCATGCCTCTCTTCCATATAGTCTATATATGTTGCAAAAGAAGATCGTCTTGATAATCTTTGCTCTTCATCAAAAATATCGCTATCTAACAGACGATCATCCCCTAGAAAAAACAGAATTAATTGAAGCTCTTCTAATTGATGAATAACCGTTTCATCTTCTCCTTTTACATTTTCATCGTCTTCATCATAAACATAATTAGTTGTGGCAATTATTTTGTCTTTTTTTAAAATAAAAAATTGGTAAGGGCCAATTAAGTTATCGTCTTTTCGACGGACAGTTATGCGAGTCCCATCAGCTAAAAGAACTGAAAAACTTTTAAAGGGTACTCTTGCTATGAAAGAACGATGTCCACGTCGAAGTGCTGGCGAAAGAACATGAAAAAGAAGTTTAAGTACAGTTGTCTTACCACAGCCATTATCACCGTACATGATTAAAAGAGAAGAATAATTTTCTTGTCTGATATCTTCATCTGGCAAGGAGTATGTATATTTACCAAATAACTTTTCTACATCAATACGAACTATAGAAATAGGAGCTTGTTCTAAATCCATGTCTATCATAACTCTCTACTCCTTGCTCATTTTATTCTAATTCTAATACTACAAGTCAAAGTTTTTGATAATTTTTAGTAAATACAATTGTTCTCAAGTTACACCTCCGATCTCCCCACCCTACAAAATTTATGTTACAGGTATAATACAAAAAAAGGATTGTAATGTAGGTAAGCACATATCAGATTTAAGATGGGAATAAGTTACAACAGGATGTGGAGAAATACTTGTGGAGTCCGTATACAACGCAGAAGCGATCGAAAAAAAATGGCAACAGACTTGGGTAGAGATGGGGTTAGACCAAACCCCTGAAGATAACACTAAACCCAAATATTACGCTTTATCAATGTTCCCCTATCCCTCTGGCAATCTACACATGGGGCACGTGCGAAACTATGTTATTACTGATGTTATCGCTCGTCTGAAGCGAATGCAAGGTCATCGAGTCTTACATCCGATGGGTTGGGATGCTTTCGGACTCCCCGCAGAAAACGCCGCGATCGAAAGGGGCATTCATCCGGCAAAATGGACTTATCAAAATATCGCCCAAATGCGGCAACAACTGCAACAATTAGGGTTATCTATAGATTGGAGTCGGGAAGTAACCACCTGTTCCCCTGACTATTACCAGTGGACTCAATGGTTATTCTTACAATTTTTTCAGGCCGGGTTGGCGTATCAAAAAGAAGCGGCAGTCAATTGGGATCCGGTCGATCAAACCGTTTTGGCCAATGAACAGGTCGACAGTGAAGGCAAATCTTGGCGATCGGGTGCTAAAGTAGAACGGAAAATGTTACGTCAGTGGTTTTTGAAAATTACTGACTATGCAGAACAACTTTTAAATGATCTAGATAAATTGCCCGGATGGCCCGAAAAAGTAAAATTAATGCAGGCCAACTGGATCGGAAAATCCATCGGTGCTTATCTAGAATTCCCTATTGTGGGAATGGATGAAAAAATTGCTGTGTTTACCACCCGTCCGGACACGGTTTATGGGGTGACTTATGTGGTTTTAGCGCCAGAACATCCCTTAACCCCTAAAGTGACAACCGCCAAAAATAAAAAGGCCGTAGAAAAATTTATCAAAGAAGTCACCAGCGAAAGCGAACAGGAACGAACCGCAGAAGATAAACCCAAAAAAGGCATCTTAACCGGCGGAAAAGCAATTAACCCCTTTAATGGTCAAGAAGTCCCCATTTTAATTGCTAATTATGTCCTGTATGAATATGGTACAGGGGCAGTGATGGGTGTACCCGCCCATGATATCCGGGATTTTAAATTTGCCCAGGAAAATAAGCTACCTATAAGAGTGGTTATTGTCCCCGAAGATCAGCAAGATCAAGATGTTACCCTTACCCAAGCTTATACTGAACCGGGGATCATGGTTAATTCCGGTTCCTTTGATGGGATGGACTCTATCACCGGTAAAACCGCCATCATTGACTATGCAGAGAAACAAGGGTTCGGGAAAGCTAGGGTACAATATCGCCTCCGAGACTGGTTAATTTCTCGTCAACGCTACTGGGGTTGTCCTATTCCCGTTATTCATTGTCCCAGTTGCGGAACGGTTCCGGTTCCCGATGAAGATTTACCGGTGAAACTTCCTGAAGATGTGGAATTTAGTGGCCGGGGCGCTTCTCCTTTGGCAAAATTAGATTCATGGATCAATGTTCCTTGTCCCAGTTGCGGTGAACCAGCAAAACGAGAAACAGACACGATGGATACCTTCATTGATTCGTCTTGGTATTTCCTCCGCTATACTGATGCCAATGATCAGCAAACCGCCTTTAGTTTGGATAAAGTTAATGATTGGATGAGTGTGGATCAATATGTGGGAGGGGTTGAACACGCTATCCTACATTTACTCTATTCTCGCTTCTTTACTAAAGTTGTCCGCGATCGGGGTTTAGTGGATGTTGACGAACCGTTCCAACGTCTGTTGACTCAAGGGATGGTACAAGGGATGACCTATAAAAACCCTAAGACGGGGAAATATATCCCTTCTTCTCAAGTTAACCCAGAAGACCCGAAAGATCCAGAAACGGGAGAACCCTTATCGGTGTTTTATGAAAAGATGTCTAAGTCTAAGTATAATGGGGTCGATCCAAAGCAGGTTTTGGCCAAATATGGGGCCGATACTGCCCGGATGTTTATTCTTTTTAAAGCGCCTCCGGAAAAAGATTTAGAATGGGATGATGCAGATGTTGAAGGTCAATTCCGCTTTTTAAATAAGGTTTGGCGCATTGTTGGGGAGTATCAAAGTAATCATAAGTCTTCCTCGAAAAAGAAAGGGTCTTTAACAAAAGTTGAAAAGGATCTTCGCCGCGCTATTCATATTGCCATTAAGGAAATTACTGAAGATTTGGATGGCGAATATCAGTTTAACACGGCTGTTTCTGAGTTGATGAAGTTGAGTAATGCTTTGGTTGATGCCAAGTGTTATGAGTCTCCGGTTTATACTGAAGGGGTTCAAACTTTGTTGATTTTGTTAGCACCTTTTGCTCCTCATATTGCTGAGGAATTATGGCATACTTTGGGTCATTCTGAGTCGGTTCATTTACAGGGTTGGCCTCAGCTTGATCCTTCTGCTTTGGAGGTAGATGAAATTACTTTGGTGATTCAAATTATGGGGAAAACAAGGGGGACTATTCAAGTTCCCTCAAGTGCGACTAAGGAGGAGTTGGAAAAGTTCGCTTTTGAGTCGGAGGTTGCACAGCGCCATCTGAAGGATCAAGAGGTGAAAAAGGTGATTGTTGTGCCGGGTAAGTTGGTTAATTTTGTTGTTGGTAAGTAGTTTTTTAAGGTGGGTGCGTGACTCACCTTTTTTTTTTCACGCAGAGACGCTCCAGGCGCGGAGAGGGGAGAGAGGGTTTTAGGGTGAGGAAAAGATTTTTATGTTTAAGTTTAGGGTTTAAAAATGAGGGTTTACGGCTGTATGATGGGAATAGGTTACAAGTTAATTTGTTTAATGAGGGGGTTTATACACAGTCGAAAGTTAATGGGGTTTTTCGGATCTTGTTGTTGGTTGATAGGAGAGAGTTATGTTAAAGGATTTAAGAATTCAGAATTACAGAGGATTTGAGGATTTTTATATTGATGGTTTGGCTAGAGTTAATTTAATTGTTGGTGATAATAATATTGGAAAAACGAGTTTTTTAGAGGCTATTTATTTATTAGTTAATCAAGATGAATATAAACGATTATTGGAAGTCATTTATAATCACGATGACCTGATAGAAGAACGTAATTTAGGGATGCCATATCAACCTAATATCTATGGGATTTATAGAATAGATAATTTATTTTATGGTTATAGATTAGAACTAGGTAAAGAAATTACTATTATTTCCGAAAAAGATTTAAGTATTAAAATTATATTCCGAGTAAAAAACTTGACTAAATATGATCTTTTTGCTTCAGAAATAGGGGAATTAGAAATTTTTTATATTAAAAATAACAACAGGGAAAAACCCCATAGTCTTATTATTCAAGAGGGAGGATTTTTACAAATCCCAGATTTTACCTCTTTTAAAAATCTTAAAAACAATATATTTTTGAGCAATAAACGATTAAAAACAGAAGATTTAGCGAGTTTTTGGGCAGAAATTACATTAACTCCCAAAGAAGAAAAGATCATTAATTCTTTACAAATTATAGAACCTGATGTAGAAAGAATTAACTTTACTAGCAATCCAGCCTCTAAAGTTCAAGTTATAGTCAAAATAAAAAAATATAATTATCCAATACCTCTTAGCAGTATGGGTGATGGTAT belongs to Gloeothece citriformis PCC 7424 and includes:
- a CDS encoding DUF6887 family protein codes for the protein MANLKDMTLSELKKYLSDHRNDDEAFSEAMGELLSRNRNSKIYPANMSSEEVGRVIQEKIQQIQQKD
- a CDS encoding AAA family ATPase, whose translation is MIDMDLEQAPISIVRIDVEKLFGKYTYSLPDEDIRQENYSSLLIMYGDNGCGKTTVLKLLFHVLSPALRRGHRSFIARVPFKSFSVLLADGTRITVRRKDDNLIGPYQFFILKKDKIIATTNYVYDEDDENVKGEDETVIHQLEELQLILFFLGDDRLLDSDIFDEEQRLSRRSSFATYIDYMEERHGSFKIREIRERNTNLDFALRMSIQRTRDWVRQQALKGSNQGAANVHNIYEDIVERIIKLGDTDKETASDSPDLLIQKLIEEFKKQGERSKDFSRFGLISPPLKTEKLVNMLNNVASNKFVVWQVLKPYLDSITARLDALQETQDVLTVFVNTINEFLRDKEISLNVRDGLNIVIDGKRSLPPEQLSSGEKQLLLLLCNTLTARDKATIFIIDEPEISLNVKWQRNLIRALLDCTKGSQVQFLLATHSIELLSQYRNHVVKFENKADEDKDGDLQALA
- a CDS encoding peptidoglycan D,D-transpeptidase FtsI family protein — its product is MTNSRAKPSHTKGKRSSPSSRLKGKKRTSSQPPAKKPPSKKPAKGKNQPPKLPKGRLFIVWGLLIAGMLGLGWRLYQLQIVEAAQLQKKARQQQTVSLRPYIPRRSVIDGQGNVLATDRIVYSLYAHPKLFSISREEVAEKLAPILEIQSQELIKQFNQRETGIKVTTGLTEAIAQQIQTLRLDGVELIEHYARFYPQEKIGADVIGYVDREHKGQAGLELGQKRLLERNLLNLYIRRSGNGAIMPAFLPDTSLGFDDLKLQLTIDLRLHRAARSALQQQLKKYNAKRGAVIVMDATDGSLLTLVCEPTFDPNEYYKSKVELFKNWSVSDLYEPGSTFKPINIAIALDAGVIKPNSHIYDSGAAVVDGWNIYNASKQGYGSISIAEVLQTSSNVAMIEIMKRLSTKDYYRRLLQLGLNEKAGIDLPGEATGSLKSEAVFTSKSIEAAVTSFGQGFSMTPIKLVQLHGALANGGRLVTPHVVKGLVDGSGHLHWKPDYPERKIFSQKSSYEVVKMMETVVSEGTGEPAQIPYYRIGGKTGTAQKAGPRGGYIPNAKITSFVAIFPVDSPRYVVLAVVDEPKGANTYGSTVAAPIAKSVMEALISIKGIPPSKGGKPITPKKKALD
- a CDS encoding GAF domain-containing protein; the protein is MSRKIAYSGRKSNRLSRQFLKTNSRFKQLETEKQPISLQIDRQKTLLAVITKIRESLDLTTIFKSTAQEVRQLLNADRVGIFRFFPDSNCTKGEFVAEDVLPPLESTLDFIIEDSCFQQNYTAKYQQGKIYAIEDVETATLEECYLDLLKKFNIRANLVVPLLHEQQLWGLLCIHQCRQPRQWQESEIEFISQIALHLGIAVQQAEKIAQLQGKSAQLSASIQREKALATIVNKIRRSLNLNTIFQTTTQEVLELIKADRVAIYRFNSDWSGEFIVDSVTSQWTSLMKTQLIHTELCENISECSVKNLVNPQLTDTYLQKTQGGQFSQNDLFRVCNDIYHAGFSDCYINILELCQARAYVIVAIYEGEKLWGLLATYQNSGVRHWQETEVNFLVQIAAQLGVAIQQAELLAQTQKRSDLLQTTLDTELKKRAEELALEAKQEKVLAEVIDKIRQTLDLDTIFQTATREIRHLLTADRVGIFQFNPNSNCQQGEFISEDFTPPYSSVLEEKVEDHCFGEHHANYYQEGQIFAIADITQAGLSECHHDILSRFQVKANLVFPLLKNDQLWGLLCIHQCSAPRFWQPQEIEFVRKITVQLGVALQQAELLVQAHNRSAELSQALAQVEAQKEQQAQVAQQERTLARIIEQVRQTLDIDTIFGATTHELRQVLNCDRVVVYRFFADWNGEFVYESMSEGWMPLIVGNTKTVWRDTYFQDTQVSRYHNHETFAVDDIYQADLTPCHLEMLELFQIKAYIVAPVFVGDKLWGLLGAYQNTNPRHWEDREISLMARVGDQLGVAMQQAELLEQLTKAKETADAANKAKSEFLANMSHELRTPLNAILGFTQLLARDSSLSDKQHEYVGIIGRSGEHLLSLLNDVLEMSKIEAGRITLNENHFDLYRLLNTLEEMFQLKAQSKGLQLIFDCHPDVPQYIKTDESKLRQILINLIGNGIKFTEVGSVILRVKLSLLSTMTIDFEVEDTGLGIAPEELDTLFQPFIQTVSGRKSQEGTGLGLPISQKFVQLMGGNISVKSNLNKGSMFRFEIPFTQSESAQVSQPIKDLQIIGLEPNQPIYRILIADDKWESRLMLVNLLSPLGFEVREAENGLQTVELWQSWSPHLIWMDMRMPLIDGYQATKQIREKESMTSTQQRTKIIALTASVLDTQRMTVFNAGCDDFVAKPVRKEKVFEKIAEHLKVRYIYQQETQPKPQSQPLLLSNFESLKSAIAQMPQEWITGLKNAVLSAREKRIRQLIEQIPQQDSPLVKTLTQFLNNLAYEKILELINVDLN